A single Vigna radiata var. radiata cultivar VC1973A chromosome 8, Vradiata_ver6, whole genome shotgun sequence DNA region contains:
- the LOC106772080 gene encoding probable protein disulfide-isomerase A6 — translation MEKYQIWSSRIVLGSFAFALLFLAASADDVVVLSEENFEKEVGQDRGALVEFYAPWCGHCKKLAPEYEKLGSSFKKAKSVLIGKVDCDEHKSLCSKYGVSGYPTLQWFPKGSLEPKKYEGPRTAESLAEFVNTEGGTNVKIATAPSNVVVLTPETFNEIVLDETKDVLVEFYAPWCGHCKSLAPTYEKVATAFKLEENVVIANLDADKYRDLAEKYDVSGFPTLKFFPKSNKAGEEYGGGRDLDDFVAFINEKSGTSRDGKGQLTSQAGRVESLDVLVKEFVAASDEEKKSVFTRIEEEVEKLQGSASSYGKIYLKAAKNSLVKGSDYAKNEIQRLQRILDKSVSPAKADEFTLKKNILSAYA, via the exons atggagaagTATCAGATCTGGAGCAGTAGGATAGTGTTGGGATCTTTCGCGTTTGCGCTACTGTTTCTAGCGGCCTCAGCAGACGACGTCGTTGTGCTCTCTGAAGAAAACTTCGAGAAGGAAGTTGGTCAGGACAGAGGAGCTCTCGTCGAGTTCTATGCTCCCTG GTGTGGACACTGCAAAAAGCTAGCTCCAGAATATGAAAAGCTTGGAAGCAGCTTCAAGAAAGCCAAATCTGTTTTAATTGGGAAG GTTGACTGTGATGAGCACAAGAGTTTGTGCAGCAAATATGGAGTCTCCGGGTACCCAACACTTCAGTGGTTTCCAAAAGGATCTCTTGAACCCAAAAA GTATGAAGGGCCTCGCACTGCTGAATCACTTGCTGAGTTTGTAAATACAGAAGGAG GAACAAATGTGAAGATTGCTACTGCTCCTTCCAATGTAGTGGTCCTAACACCTGAAACTTTTAATGAGATTGTCTTGGATGAAACCAAAGATGTCTTGGTTGAGTTTTATGCACCATG GTGTGGGCATTGCAAAAGTCTTGCTCCT ACATACGAGAAAGTTGCCACAGCATTTAAATTGGAGGAAAATGTAGTCATTGCTAATCTGGATGCTGATAAATATAGAGATCTGGCTGAAAA GTATGATGTGAGTGGATTTCCTACCTTGAAGTTCTTCCCAAAGAGCAACAAAGCCGGTGAAGAGTACGGAGGTGGAAGAGACTTGGATGACTTTGTGGCTTTTATCAATGAGAAATCTGGAACAAGTCGAGATGGAAAAGGGCAACTTACTTCCCAA GCTGGTAGAGTAGAAAGTTTGGATGTCTTGGTGAAGGAGTTTGTCGCTGCCAGCGATGAAGAGAAGAAATCCGTGTTTACCCGAATtgaagaagaagttgagaagCTTCAGGGTTCAGCCTCAAG TTACGGGAAGATTTACTTGAAAGCTGCCAAGAATTCCTTGGTAAAAGGTTCCGATTATGCTAAAA